In the Triticum aestivum cultivar Chinese Spring chromosome 2B, IWGSC CS RefSeq v2.1, whole genome shotgun sequence genome, TCATCTCATCCATGAAAACTAGCTAGACATTGGTCCGGGTTCTCCATTAGTTCTCAGGACTTAGAAGTCAAAGGTTGTAGAGAGAAGCCAAAACTGACATCAACTTTAGAAGTACATCGAATGTGCACTTGACCAGAGACAGAGTGATACCATGCTCCTCGACCCTTATCTTTTTGTTACTAGCAACTCGATGAGGACAAGCTAGTCAGTACTGGCTGCCATACTGTTTGAACCAATGTTCCCACTGATGCAAGGAGACCACTGTTTTGGCAGTTCTATCACCGTGTGTGCACTCGTCATATCCCCTGCCAAAGGATTTGACTTCGCTATCCCACAAACACAACTATATTACCAGGGCTTTCAGGTTTATGttagcaagtactccctccatcccaaaatataatactccctctgttcattttTGTAAGACGTTTTAGACATTTAAGACAACATCTAAAATAGTTCAATTTTCAGCTGTCTTAAacaacttacaaaagtgaacggagggagtatcatttttgACACTTATATTTTGGGCCAGAGGGAGTAGGTTATATGATTCTCTAGAGTCATCGCATACAAGTGAATCACCTAAAAAAAAGACATCGGATTCGGACAGAAAGATTAAGGGCCAGTTTGGAAGAAGAGCATAGTTTCGATACTTAGTTTAAATTCTAACCAAGTACCAAAGCTCGTACGGATACCCCCAGTCCAAACAGGCCCTAAAGAATATATGAAATTACAACTCTACACTAAATATTTACATGTTACTCCTGCACATAGGTTGGACAGGGTCTGAGTTCTTAATTATAGTTCGTTTACCCTGCTTCGAAATAGCAAAAATAGATCGTCTTTTCATTCATGGAACTAACACACACGATACTTTGGTATAATAAGCATAATTTTGCGATCTGTTTGTATAGGTTGTATTTACAGGATGGATTGGCTGTTATACTCGTAATTAACGGTTGATATTCAATCATGCAGCCCAAAACGTATGCAGAGAACTTCAAGTGGAAGGGCCCCCCGAAGACGGAGGAAGCAGCCTAAGCTGTGGATTTGTATGTTGTCTGGAGATTTTCATAAGATGTTGTTTTCCCCTGCCGCTCGTGCTGATTTCACTTTGTTCAATACCTGTCGTGCAATATGAGCTAGAACATGTCTCCATTAAACGTGTAATAAGCACGCATTGCAACTGAACTCGTCGCTCATCTCATCAAAATGCTTGTTATTAGCCTTGCCTGTAAAATTCCCCTTCACACAGAATTTCTTGGCTACTAATACTATATTTGTCAACTTAGTGCACGCAAAGAAGGCCAGGTAGATCGTGACTGCTGCCAGTCTGTGGCTAGGCTTTTGTACATCCTGCCCTGTCCCTACATACGTAGGCAATCACCAGTCATTATCAAACGGAGTACAAGAAGCTCACTATCTCAGAACACAACAGCAGACGTGCAATTGACTAAAGCACACGTCATATTTTTCCCTTGCATTGTCCGGTCAACATCATATGTACTTTAGAACCCGGGCATGCACCATGCAGGCTTCCCAAAAAAGGAAACAGTTCACCTAGGTTTACCAGTACCACTAAACATGCACCTTAACCTAGTAGTTTAACAGTAACAAAACATGCACCTTAATCTATGACCTATGCACTTAGTTTCGCACGCTGCTTGGGGTCTTGAGTGTCTCATGCGTCGCCGCCGGCGCGGTGGCTGCTGCCGGACGATGATGCATCGGCGGTGCGAAACCTCCAGGCGAAGAGGTAGTGCCTGTACTCGCACTGCAGCCGGCTGACGTCGCACGCTGCATGGAAGGAAGCCCGCTCGCCGCCGCGGCACTCCCACTCGATCTTCGCCGTGCACGAGAACCCCCCTGGGGACTCCGGCAGCGTCGCCTGCTCGGCCACCACCAGCGCCACCTCCCCGCTGATCCTCCTCGACGCGGCCACCGCGCCGAGCCACAGGCACTCGGGCGCGCCCACCATCTCCTTGTACGCGTCGTTCACCAGCCGGACGCGGTTGCTCGAGTCCGTGACGACCGCCGGGAGCGCGTCGgtctccacctccgcctccacctcctccgccgtCTTCGAGGCGGCGGTGCTGGTCGCGTCGACGGCGCCGGGGACGATGGATTCGACGTGGATGGTGGATCCTACGGGGCGCATCGCCCGCGGCGAGATCACCTTGGGCtccagcagcttccgcagcaggtcgcgctccacggggacgtccctctcctcctcttcgtcgtcgcCCGCCACCATGGTCGTCGAGAGCATCGTCAGATTCCCGCCGGTACTCGCGGTCGCCGGCGGGAGGGACGCAAACGGCATGCATGCACTGCCCGGCACGGACACATAGGCCCTCGTCGCGGTGGACACCACCGCGtcggtggccgccgccgccgcgcaccggAGCGGCACCGGGTACgccgccctcttcctcttggcGGCAGCGGCCGGCGCGGACACCGGCACGGCGCTCGGGCGCCCGCGCTTCCTTGCCCGGCACGGCCTGTTCTGCAGGTGGCAGAGCACGCGGTCGGCGGCGCCGTCGATCGCCTGCACCGGCGACGCCGGCAGGGCGGGCTTGGGCGCGATGGGCCGGAACCGCGCGAGGATCTCGTTGGCCTTGACGGCCATGTCCGCCGGCTGCACCATGGCCATTGCGTGCACGTGCGAGTCGAAGTCTGCTGACGGGGGTGGACGGAGTGCACGGCGTTGGGTCCCGGTGCCGTGCCGGCTTAAGAAGGCGTGGGCGGCCAATCGGATGCGCGCAGAGGGAGGGGCACGTGGGAACGAGGCGCGGGGTACGTGGGCGAGCGGGCGGGGACGGGGCCGACACGTAGGCGGAGGCGAGTCGCGGGGCGCGCTGCTTTGGAGGGAGAGGACTGTGGATTCCAGTGGCGTCCAGTGAGAGGGGCGTCAGGCGTGTGACGGAGTGGGGGGAGGCACCGGACGGGCGGGCGGGCACGGGGAGGCGCGAGGCCCGTTGCATGCGCGGCGCGATCGCGTTCGCCGCACCGCGCCTGCTCGCTTCGTGTCGCCTCGTCCCCCGTGGCGCGTCCCGCCGCGGTCACTGGCTGGCTGCCGCTCCATTCATGGGGCGTGGGGTGGGGTCACGTTGGCAGATGCTGCGACATTAGCCGCCAACCGGGTGCTGCTCCTCCACCACAAAGCCCTTCACGTTTTTTCCTTCCACGACAAGG is a window encoding:
- the LOC123044392 gene encoding uncharacterized protein; its protein translation is MAMVQPADMAVKANEILARFRPIAPKPALPASPVQAIDGAADRVLCHLQNRPCRARKRGRPSAVPVSAPAAAAKRKRAAYPVPLRCAAAAATDAVVSTATRAYVSVPGSACMPFASLPPATASTGGNLTMLSTTMVAGDDEEEERDVPVERDLLRKLLEPKVISPRAMRPVGSTIHVESIVPGAVDATSTAASKTAEEVEAEVETDALPAVVTDSSNRVRLVNDAYKEMVGAPECLWLGAVAASRRISGEVALVVAEQATLPESPGGFSCTAKIEWECRGGERASFHAACDVSRLQCEYRHYLFAWRFRTADASSSGSSHRAGGDA